The Streptomyces sp. NBC_01268 genome window below encodes:
- a CDS encoding WXG100 family type VII secretion target, giving the protein MSDDGSISVDIGALREIAGDLEDILRKLDERLSALYDRTVPVVLAWKGEAREAFVDELDRWDRQMTDLRAAQAWLHAIAATGHANYSAAQRATLRGWGGA; this is encoded by the coding sequence ATGAGCGACGACGGCTCGATCTCCGTCGACATCGGCGCGCTGCGCGAGATCGCGGGAGACCTGGAGGACATCCTGCGCAAGCTGGACGAGCGTCTGAGCGCGCTGTACGACCGTACGGTTCCGGTCGTCCTCGCGTGGAAGGGCGAGGCGCGGGAGGCGTTCGTGGACGAACTCGACCGCTGGGACCGCCAGATGACGGACCTGCGCGCGGCGCAGGCGTGGCTGCACGCCATCGCGGCCACGGGGCACGCCAACTACTCCGCCGCACAGCGGGCCACGCTCCGCGGATGGGGTGGAGCCTGA
- a CDS encoding RNase A-like domain-containing protein, which translates to MTLPSVRARSDRAATYPDLETAQWATQQAITLNEQVIHRWLAQSARRRLVVEAAWPTRPEPVGSVLTVGMMLAGQQPLPVRAARVVLLRAAPGDAAPQGFTVHTSFPVDL; encoded by the coding sequence ATGACCCTGCCCTCCGTCCGTGCCCGGTCCGACCGGGCCGCGACCTATCCGGACCTTGAGACCGCCCAGTGGGCGACCCAGCAGGCCATCACCCTCAACGAGCAGGTCATCCACCGCTGGCTGGCCCAGTCGGCCCGGCGGCGGCTGGTCGTCGAGGCGGCCTGGCCCACGCGCCCCGAGCCGGTGGGCTCGGTCCTGACCGTCGGCATGATGCTCGCCGGCCAGCAGCCCCTCCCTGTGCGGGCGGCCCGGGTGGTGCTGCTCAGGGCCGCCCCCGGCGACGCCGCGCCGCAAGGCTTCACCGTCCACACGAGTTTTCCCGTCGACCTGTAG
- a CDS encoding hydrogenase expression protein HypE: MSAARPAPVEDQSAAPGSEEKPIHILWINAGLSCDGDSVALTAAMQPSIEEIALAGLPGLPRIAVHWPLIDFECGPVGGADTFIEWFFKGERGEIDPFVLVVEGSIPNEAIKQEGYWSGFGDDPETGQPITTSEWIDRLAPKALAVVAIGTCATYGGIHAMAGNPTGAMGLPDYLGWDWKSHAGIPIVCVPGCPIQPDNFAETLTYLLYQAVGSAPMIPLDDKLRPTWLFGATVHEGCDRAGYYEQGQFASTYDSPKCLVKLGCWGPVVKCNVPKRGWINGVGGCPNVGGICIACTMPGFPDKFMPFMDEPPGGKVSSTASGVYGSVIRRLRTITAKTVDKEPKWRHTGERITTGYRPPW, from the coding sequence ATGAGCGCAGCAAGGCCGGCACCGGTCGAGGACCAGAGCGCCGCACCCGGCAGTGAAGAGAAGCCGATCCACATTCTCTGGATCAACGCGGGTCTGAGCTGCGACGGCGACTCGGTGGCACTGACCGCCGCCATGCAGCCCAGCATCGAGGAGATTGCGCTCGCGGGGCTGCCGGGGCTGCCCAGGATCGCTGTCCACTGGCCGCTGATCGACTTCGAGTGTGGTCCGGTGGGTGGCGCCGACACGTTCATCGAGTGGTTCTTCAAGGGGGAGAGGGGCGAGATCGACCCGTTCGTGCTGGTCGTCGAAGGATCGATCCCGAACGAGGCCATCAAGCAGGAGGGCTACTGGAGCGGCTTCGGTGACGACCCTGAGACCGGGCAGCCCATCACCACCAGTGAGTGGATCGACCGGCTGGCGCCCAAGGCCCTCGCGGTGGTCGCGATCGGCACCTGTGCCACGTATGGCGGCATCCACGCCATGGCGGGGAACCCGACCGGCGCGATGGGCCTCCCGGACTACCTCGGCTGGGACTGGAAGTCGCACGCCGGCATCCCCATCGTGTGCGTGCCCGGCTGTCCGATCCAGCCGGACAACTTCGCGGAGACGCTGACCTACCTGCTCTATCAGGCGGTCGGCTCCGCGCCCATGATCCCGCTCGACGACAAGCTGCGGCCCACCTGGCTGTTCGGGGCGACCGTGCACGAGGGCTGCGACCGGGCCGGCTACTACGAGCAGGGCCAGTTCGCCTCGACGTACGACTCGCCCAAGTGCCTGGTGAAGCTCGGCTGCTGGGGCCCGGTCGTCAAGTGCAACGTCCCCAAGCGCGGCTGGATCAACGGCGTCGGCGGCTGTCCGAACGTCGGCGGCATCTGCATCGCGTGCACCATGCCCGGATTCCCGGACAAGTTCATGCCGTTCATGGACGAACCTCCCGGCGGCAAGGTCTCCAGCACCGCCAGCGGCGTGTACGGCTCCGTCATCCGCCGTCTGCGGACGATCACGGCCAAGACGGTGGACAAGGAGCCGAAGTGGCGGCACACCGGCGAACGGATCACCACCGGCTACCGACCGCCCTGGTGA
- a CDS encoding hydrogenase maturation protein, protein MRVLLIASSYNSLTQRVEVELRDRGHCVAVEITPDGAAVREAVVRHAPELVVAPLLKTVVPRDVWSRHLCLIVHPGPMGDRGPSSLDWAIHEGVTAWGVTVLQADEEMDAGDVWATADFPVPEVGKSDLYRNELSDAAMAAVHRAVERVAAGAAPRPQTGPVRVRPPFRQEQRRIVWDVDDTETVLRSLRAADSQPGVRDELLGAEWFLHGGHPEESLRGRPGDLLATRSGAVCRATVDGAVWIPELRARTGRGMPRACKLPATLALADRLPKLPELPAPADPAPGYRTWSDIRYREQGPVGVLSFEFPGGAMSTDQCRRLLAAYETARGRPTSVLVLGGQRDFFSNGIHLNVIDASADPAAESWANINAMNDLVEAVLTTTDRLVVSAIGGNAAAGGVMLALAADEVWCRSGSVLNPHYRRMGLYGSEYWTRTVPGRVGEALAVRLMEEARPVSAAAALEMGLVDRVVDCGPEGFAGEITRSALRMASRDGLQPRIAAKKAEHERRQSVAPLAAHREQELSRMRAIFDDPAASYHALRRAFVRKESPEPLSASSGCEGGWIDRP, encoded by the coding sequence ATGCGCGTTTTGCTCATCGCCAGCAGTTACAACAGCCTCACGCAGCGCGTCGAGGTCGAGTTGAGGGATCGCGGCCACTGCGTCGCGGTAGAGATCACGCCCGACGGAGCGGCCGTGCGGGAAGCCGTCGTGCGGCACGCACCCGAGCTGGTTGTCGCCCCGCTGCTCAAGACGGTCGTGCCCCGGGACGTGTGGTCACGTCACCTCTGCCTGATCGTGCACCCGGGGCCGATGGGTGATCGGGGGCCGTCCTCACTGGACTGGGCGATTCACGAGGGGGTCACCGCGTGGGGAGTCACCGTCCTTCAGGCCGATGAGGAGATGGACGCGGGCGACGTCTGGGCGACCGCCGACTTCCCCGTGCCCGAGGTCGGCAAGAGCGACCTGTACCGAAACGAGCTTTCCGATGCAGCCATGGCCGCCGTGCACCGCGCGGTCGAGCGGGTGGCCGCCGGGGCCGCACCACGCCCACAGACGGGCCCGGTCCGCGTCCGGCCCCCTTTCCGGCAGGAGCAGCGCAGGATCGTCTGGGACGTGGACGACACCGAGACAGTCCTGCGATCCCTGAGAGCCGCCGATTCCCAGCCCGGAGTCCGGGACGAGCTGCTCGGAGCCGAATGGTTCCTGCACGGCGGCCACCCGGAGGAGAGCCTGCGCGGGCGGCCGGGCGACCTACTGGCCACCCGGTCGGGCGCGGTATGCCGTGCCACCGTGGACGGCGCGGTGTGGATCCCCGAGCTCCGCGCCCGCACCGGCCGTGGCATGCCACGTGCCTGCAAGCTCCCGGCGACCCTGGCCCTCGCCGACCGGCTGCCCAAGCTCCCCGAACTACCGGCACCCGCCGACCCGGCGCCGGGCTACCGGACCTGGTCCGACATCCGGTACCGCGAGCAGGGACCGGTCGGTGTGCTGTCCTTCGAGTTTCCCGGTGGGGCGATGAGCACGGACCAGTGCCGCCGCCTCCTCGCCGCGTATGAGACAGCCCGCGGGCGCCCCACGTCCGTCCTGGTGCTCGGCGGGCAGCGCGACTTCTTCTCCAACGGCATCCATCTGAACGTCATCGATGCCTCCGCCGACCCTGCCGCGGAGTCCTGGGCCAACATCAACGCCATGAACGACCTGGTCGAGGCGGTTCTCACCACGACCGACCGGCTTGTCGTGAGCGCGATCGGCGGCAACGCCGCGGCCGGCGGGGTGATGCTCGCCCTGGCTGCCGACGAGGTCTGGTGCCGTTCGGGGTCGGTGCTCAATCCGCACTACCGGCGCATGGGTCTGTACGGATCCGAGTACTGGACCCGCACCGTGCCTGGAAGGGTGGGCGAGGCCTTGGCCGTGCGCCTCATGGAGGAGGCCCGGCCGGTGTCCGCTGCGGCAGCCCTGGAGATGGGGCTGGTCGACCGGGTCGTGGACTGCGGACCCGAGGGCTTCGCTGGCGAAATCACCCGATCGGCCCTTCGTATGGCATCGCGTGACGGTCTCCAACCGCGGATCGCGGCGAAGAAGGCGGAACACGAGCGGCGACAGTCCGTCGCTCCCCTCGCGGCTCACCGTGAACAGGAGCTCTCCCGGATGCGGGCGATCTTCGACGATCCCGCAGCGAGCTACCACGCGCTGCGCCGGGCCTTCGTACGGAAGGAGTCGCCCGAGCCGCTCTCGGCTTCGTCCGGGTGCGAGGGCGGGTGGATCGACCGACCGTAG
- a CDS encoding ester cyclase, whose protein sequence is MQFDENERRDFVDRWVAVWNTPTGSRDALQFYTEDGEIVDKAIDHTYRGHEELYEYFSYADQILCDFDVSSEQVLIGPSHAVAHLRFETTIKEPFLCLPESSRGKRISLYMMSLLEFADDGRIVRGTDVYDRVPVLQQLGVLPA, encoded by the coding sequence ATGCAATTCGATGAGAACGAGCGCAGGGACTTCGTGGATCGCTGGGTGGCGGTGTGGAACACGCCCACGGGCAGTAGGGACGCCCTGCAGTTCTACACGGAAGACGGCGAGATCGTGGACAAGGCGATCGACCACACCTACCGCGGTCACGAAGAGCTCTACGAGTACTTCAGCTACGCCGACCAGATCCTCTGCGACTTCGACGTGTCCAGTGAGCAGGTACTGATCGGCCCCTCACACGCGGTGGCCCATCTGCGCTTCGAGACGACCATCAAGGAGCCCTTCCTGTGCCTCCCAGAGTCAAGCCGGGGCAAGAGGATCTCGCTGTACATGATGAGCCTGCTCGAATTCGCGGACGACGGCCGGATCGTGCGCGGCACCGACGTCTACGACCGCGTGCCCGTACTCCAGCAGCTCGGCGTACTGCCCGCCTGA
- a CDS encoding abortive infection family protein, which translates to MPALGACRRRRALVGHREGGAPCAISLAVGVAALRNQGFRGGHGPASAPAVPGVRRARLTINAAVTWCELLLDTCAAPAEPWRRATTWPASRSARAALGPDMLIGSPGVTLDLDGAS; encoded by the coding sequence GTGCCAGCTCTGGGCGCATGCCGGCGCCGGCGTGCGCTGGTCGGGCATCGCGAGGGTGGTGCTCCCTGTGCGATCAGTCTCGCCGTCGGCGTGGCCGCACTCCGCAACCAGGGCTTCCGTGGTGGCCACGGCCCAGCGAGCGCTCCGGCCGTGCCTGGGGTTCGTCGCGCGCGCCTGACGATCAACGCTGCCGTGACGTGGTGCGAGCTGCTCCTCGACACGTGTGCGGCCCCGGCCGAGCCGTGGCGCAGGGCCACCACCTGGCCTGCTTCCAGATCAGCTCGCGCCGCCCTCGGGCCGGACATGCTGATCGGGAGCCCCGGGGTGACACTGGACCTGGATGGTGCTTCCTGA
- a CDS encoding WXG100 family type VII secretion target, with translation MPIDPDLDVSEEDLTRLADDLDAMQEHLDGQVRRMDAIVDRAEARWRSPAATAYRKLHREAGADAVRIREILGVLEQAVRMSRDGFTRQELDTLRRLRAESDSVDAAAEVRALSGEGPAAGQGGPEAPRSRISDI, from the coding sequence GTGCCCATCGATCCCGACCTCGACGTGTCGGAGGAGGACCTCACCCGTCTCGCGGACGACCTGGACGCGATGCAGGAGCACCTCGACGGGCAGGTGCGCCGCATGGACGCCATCGTCGACCGGGCCGAGGCCCGCTGGCGCAGCCCGGCGGCGACGGCGTACCGGAAGCTGCACCGGGAGGCCGGCGCGGACGCGGTACGGATCAGGGAGATCCTCGGGGTCCTGGAACAGGCGGTCCGGATGAGCCGGGACGGGTTCACCCGCCAGGAGCTGGACACTCTGCGGCGGCTGCGCGCGGAGAGCGACTCGGTCGACGCGGCGGCGGAGGTGCGCGCCCTCTCCGGCGAGGGCCCCGCCGCCGGACAGGGCGGGCCGGAGGCTCCGCGCAGCAGGATCAGCGACATCTAG
- a CDS encoding nickel-dependent hydrogenase large subunit — MASPPKTTGDGSGLVEMAWDPITRIVGSLGIHTKIDFKQKRVAECYSTSSVFRGYSVFMRGKDPRDAHFITSRICGICGDNHATCSVYAQNMAYGVKPPHLGEWIINLGESAEYMFDHNIFQENLVGVDYCEKMVRETNPGVLELAERTEAPHAAEHGYRTIADIMRSLNPLEGEFYREALQVSRYTREMFCLMEGRHVHPSTLYPGGVGTVASVQLFTDYMSRLMRYVEFMKRVVPLHDDLFDFFYEALPGYEEVGRRRVLLGCWGALNDPEYCDFTYANMSDWGRRMFVTPGVVVDGKLVTNDLTEINLGLRILLGSSYYEDWQGQEQFVTRDPLGNPVDPRHPWNQHTIPAPQKRNFDDKYSWVMSPRWFDGKDHLALDTGGGPLARLWSTALSGLVDIGYIKATGHSVVINLPRTMTKPETTFEWKIPKWSNALERNRARTYFQAYAAAVALHCAEKGLEEVRAGRTQTWEKFEVPDEAIGVGFTEAVRGVLSHHMVIRDGKIANYHPYPPTPWNASTRDTFGTPGPYEDAVQNTPIFEENTPENFKGIDIMRAVRSFDPCLPCGVHMYTGSGRTVKQMHVPTGLSGLAG, encoded by the coding sequence ATGGCATCTCCCCCTAAGACGACGGGTGACGGCTCCGGACTGGTGGAGATGGCGTGGGACCCCATCACCCGGATCGTGGGCAGCCTCGGCATCCACACGAAGATCGATTTCAAGCAGAAGCGCGTCGCGGAGTGCTACAGCACGTCCTCCGTCTTCCGCGGCTACAGCGTCTTCATGCGGGGCAAGGACCCCCGCGACGCGCACTTCATCACCAGCCGTATCTGCGGCATCTGCGGCGACAACCACGCCACCTGCTCCGTGTACGCGCAGAACATGGCGTACGGCGTGAAGCCGCCGCACCTCGGTGAGTGGATCATCAATCTCGGCGAGTCCGCGGAGTACATGTTCGACCACAACATCTTCCAGGAGAACCTGGTCGGGGTCGACTACTGCGAGAAGATGGTCCGCGAGACCAACCCCGGCGTCCTGGAACTGGCCGAGCGCACCGAGGCGCCGCACGCCGCCGAGCACGGCTATCGGACGATCGCGGACATCATGCGCTCCCTCAACCCTCTTGAAGGGGAGTTCTACCGCGAGGCGCTCCAGGTCAGCCGCTACACCCGGGAGATGTTCTGCCTCATGGAGGGGCGGCACGTCCACCCCTCCACCTTGTACCCCGGTGGTGTCGGCACGGTCGCGTCCGTGCAGCTGTTCACCGACTACATGAGCCGACTGATGCGGTACGTGGAGTTCATGAAGCGGGTCGTCCCGCTCCACGACGACCTCTTCGACTTCTTCTACGAGGCGCTGCCCGGCTACGAGGAGGTCGGCCGCCGCCGTGTGCTGCTCGGCTGCTGGGGCGCGCTCAACGACCCCGAGTACTGCGACTTCACCTACGCCAACATGAGCGACTGGGGCCGGCGGATGTTCGTCACCCCCGGTGTCGTCGTCGACGGCAAGCTGGTGACCAACGACCTCACCGAGATCAACCTCGGCCTGCGGATCCTGCTCGGCAGCTCGTACTACGAGGACTGGCAGGGCCAGGAGCAGTTCGTCACCCGCGATCCGCTGGGCAACCCGGTCGACCCGCGCCACCCGTGGAACCAGCACACGATCCCGGCCCCGCAGAAGCGGAACTTCGACGACAAGTACAGCTGGGTCATGTCCCCGCGTTGGTTCGACGGCAAGGACCACCTGGCCCTGGACACCGGCGGCGGCCCCCTCGCCCGCCTGTGGTCCACCGCGCTCTCCGGCCTCGTCGACATCGGCTACATCAAGGCCACCGGGCACAGCGTCGTCATCAACCTCCCCCGGACGATGACCAAGCCGGAGACCACCTTCGAGTGGAAGATCCCGAAGTGGAGCAACGCCCTGGAGCGCAACCGCGCGCGGACCTACTTCCAGGCGTACGCGGCCGCAGTCGCCCTGCACTGCGCCGAGAAGGGCCTGGAGGAGGTCCGCGCCGGACGCACGCAGACCTGGGAGAAGTTCGAGGTGCCGGACGAGGCCATCGGCGTCGGCTTCACCGAGGCCGTACGCGGTGTCCTCTCGCACCACATGGTCATCAGGGACGGCAAGATCGCCAACTACCACCCCTACCCGCCGACGCCGTGGAACGCCTCCACGCGGGATACGTTCGGGACCCCCGGACCGTACGAGGACGCGGTGCAGAACACGCCGATCTTCGAGGAGAACACGCCCGAGAACTTCAAGGGCATCGACATCATGCGCGCCGTGCGCAGCTTCGACCCCTGTCTGCCGTGCGGCGTCCACATGTACACGGGCAGCGGCAGGACCGTGAAGCAGATGCACGTGCCCACCGGCCTGAGCGGTCTGGCCGGATGA
- a CDS encoding RNase A-like domain-containing protein, whose product MSSPPPSGTVPTPGATQLPGQGGAPSVPSPQTTPSPQANTAPVAPGQQAPASPPVQTPPLPPPPVTSPWSAAGIIDVQPLQLYEVSAALAFEQGSFHKTLIQLLDAHAGYARVGGSGSAAVEFATEYAKVVALLLDVHARAVLAIGGAAIGFTTTANNFGLADASTHPGGPPFTPQGPPVVIWLKPTYTPPPPFGVRDGNAVDDFLDVIDGGIAGDLMREVVEAALRTGRALEILPLPNYLRVNEVSQLWLGHQMGIGTIEGQLLTTVDTITDHTNADWHAAMRQFVSSLWGTTAWGKRTADYEWAHKPPTGPGTSLPVFGVLSTTAEKLAEVTRIYAEAAQRVRADLRGILHRAFKEALVVLDVTDIKGSIKHLFDRLKKLSKGLLAAVLLNIDTGAVNRAVDTYEEQLRAQAGTLRGLIPALEEAARAVPTFQAEEARAEAYGARSLFEFNRKIYPVNPDAWNPANHFQVDLAAMEWERNDYQPNPQAPVVPGLEAHTVDKHVGLTPEQLTHRLRDQGTDPASTFRDLPSAQEYVNAAVNDPAKKDMLDNWIRRQEQKVLNGTFNPESTQNWDFPVKDANGQAVEVGTSVSQADFAAQGYAATGTPVHTVHVSLAYSPETKSLYVLTAYPKAP is encoded by the coding sequence ATGAGCAGCCCGCCGCCATCGGGCACGGTGCCCACACCGGGCGCCACGCAGTTGCCGGGCCAGGGCGGCGCGCCGAGCGTCCCCTCACCCCAGACCACTCCGTCACCCCAGGCCAACACCGCGCCGGTCGCTCCCGGGCAGCAGGCCCCGGCATCCCCGCCCGTGCAGACGCCGCCGCTGCCGCCGCCCCCGGTGACCAGCCCCTGGTCGGCCGCGGGGATCATCGACGTCCAGCCGCTCCAGCTCTACGAGGTCTCCGCCGCCCTCGCCTTCGAGCAGGGATCGTTCCACAAGACGCTCATCCAGCTCCTGGACGCCCACGCGGGCTACGCCCGGGTGGGCGGCTCCGGCTCGGCCGCGGTCGAGTTCGCGACCGAGTACGCCAAAGTGGTCGCTCTCCTCCTCGACGTTCACGCCAGGGCCGTACTCGCCATCGGCGGGGCCGCCATCGGCTTCACCACGACCGCCAACAACTTCGGCCTCGCCGACGCCTCGACCCACCCAGGCGGCCCGCCGTTCACGCCTCAGGGGCCGCCGGTGGTCATCTGGCTCAAGCCCACGTACACGCCCCCGCCGCCCTTCGGAGTCCGCGACGGCAACGCGGTCGACGACTTCCTTGACGTCATCGACGGCGGCATCGCCGGCGATCTGATGCGCGAGGTCGTCGAGGCGGCCCTGCGCACCGGGCGCGCGCTCGAGATACTGCCGCTGCCGAACTACCTCCGAGTCAACGAGGTCTCGCAGCTCTGGCTCGGCCACCAGATGGGCATCGGAACGATCGAGGGGCAGCTCCTCACCACCGTCGACACCATCACCGACCACACCAACGCCGACTGGCACGCGGCCATGCGTCAGTTCGTGTCGTCCCTGTGGGGCACCACGGCCTGGGGGAAGCGGACGGCCGACTACGAATGGGCGCACAAACCGCCGACCGGCCCCGGCACGAGCCTCCCGGTCTTCGGCGTCCTGTCGACCACCGCCGAGAAACTGGCCGAGGTGACGCGCATCTACGCGGAGGCAGCACAGCGGGTCCGGGCAGACCTGCGCGGAATCCTCCATCGCGCCTTCAAAGAAGCCCTGGTGGTCCTCGACGTCACCGACATCAAGGGCTCGATCAAGCACCTCTTCGACCGGCTCAAGAAGCTGTCGAAGGGTCTGCTGGCCGCAGTCCTCCTCAACATCGACACCGGCGCGGTCAACCGAGCCGTCGACACCTACGAAGAGCAACTGCGGGCGCAGGCCGGCACGCTGCGCGGTCTCATCCCCGCCTTGGAGGAGGCGGCGCGCGCCGTGCCCACCTTCCAGGCCGAGGAGGCTCGGGCGGAGGCGTACGGCGCGCGATCGCTGTTCGAGTTCAACCGCAAGATCTACCCGGTGAACCCGGACGCCTGGAACCCGGCCAACCACTTCCAGGTCGACCTGGCCGCGATGGAGTGGGAGCGCAACGACTACCAGCCGAACCCGCAAGCGCCCGTGGTCCCGGGGCTGGAGGCCCACACCGTCGACAAGCACGTCGGGCTCACTCCGGAGCAGCTCACGCACCGGCTGCGCGACCAGGGCACCGACCCCGCGTCGACCTTCCGCGACCTGCCATCCGCCCAGGAGTACGTCAACGCGGCCGTGAACGACCCCGCCAAGAAGGACATGCTGGACAATTGGATACGCAGGCAGGAACAGAAGGTGTTGAACGGCACCTTCAATCCAGAGTCCACCCAGAACTGGGACTTCCCGGTCAAGGACGCCAACGGGCAGGCCGTAGAGGTCGGCACCTCCGTCAGCCAGGCGGACTTCGCCGCGCAGGGCTACGCGGCGACCGGAACCCCCGTGCACACCGTGCACGTGTCCCTCGCCTACTCGCCCGAGACCAAGTCGCTCTACGTGCTGACCGCCTATCCGAAGGCCCCCTAG
- a CDS encoding contact-dependent growth inhibition system immunity protein encodes MSLNPAEHDRKYGELDQVVRAHLGLGPHAPEALTGYLRQAWRTRPWAVAVAAAQLRAYADNPPGRLRLRLGEYYRLPDVGLPPEEIRDWLIALADRLDASLASGEAPPPGTPGTPWEWRARFPELAQLLGGWFSQDMPDEFGDHESALADYLAGTDPGLAAQLTGELHDLLALPLDEDDLALALTALGGEVEPPAPYGPGAWLAALAMRLRDRSGGPSAG; translated from the coding sequence GTGTCCCTGAACCCCGCCGAGCACGACCGGAAGTACGGCGAGCTCGACCAGGTCGTCCGCGCCCACCTGGGGCTCGGGCCTCACGCGCCCGAGGCCCTGACCGGTTACCTGCGCCAGGCCTGGCGCACCCGGCCCTGGGCCGTCGCCGTAGCCGCCGCCCAGCTCCGGGCCTACGCGGACAATCCACCCGGGCGGCTGCGCCTGCGGCTCGGCGAGTACTACCGGCTGCCCGACGTGGGGCTGCCCCCCGAGGAGATCCGCGACTGGCTGATCGCCTTGGCGGACCGGCTCGACGCTTCCCTGGCGAGCGGTGAGGCACCGCCGCCCGGTACGCCCGGTACTCCCTGGGAGTGGAGGGCGCGCTTTCCGGAGCTGGCGCAGCTGCTCGGCGGCTGGTTCTCTCAGGACATGCCGGACGAGTTCGGCGATCATGAGAGCGCGCTCGCCGACTACCTGGCAGGCACGGACCCGGGTCTCGCGGCCCAGCTGACGGGCGAGCTGCATGACCTGCTCGCGTTGCCGCTCGACGAGGACGACCTCGCCCTGGCCCTGACCGCCCTCGGCGGGGAGGTCGAGCCACCCGCGCCGTACGGCCCGGGCGCCTGGCTCGCCGCGCTGGCCATGCGGCTGCGCGACCGCAGCGGGGGGCCGTCGGCCGGATGA
- a CDS encoding serine hydrolase domain-containing protein, which translates to MRGQTRQGLCSPGRQQGGRWRRTLCAAAAVAIGVMTQGALAPPAASTVAAGPGAVQQSLNALVRDDGMPAALASVQDRSGRTRTYTAGVGDVATGSKVPKDGQVRIGSNTKTFTAVVVLQLVAEGKVGLDASVDTYLPGLVRGEGIDGRRITVRQLLQHTSGLPNYSNYLGDDVRYYAPRELLATALRHPADFPPRTRWKYSNTNYVLAGLIVQKVTGRPLGEELDRRIIKRIGLRHTYFPAPGDASIRERHPHGYYRESADARLRDITETDPSWGWAAGQMVSTSSDLNRFFTALLVGRLLPAAQLAQMRSTVPAEATFGSGSRYGLGLVSRPLPCGGLSWGHGGSFPGYETRGGATDDGRAAHVAVTMQLTDEAGRKNLERAADAALCR; encoded by the coding sequence ATGCGTGGACAGACACGGCAAGGGCTTTGCTCGCCGGGTCGGCAGCAGGGCGGCAGGTGGCGGCGAACCCTGTGCGCCGCGGCCGCGGTGGCCATCGGCGTCATGACGCAGGGCGCCCTCGCCCCGCCCGCCGCCTCCACTGTCGCCGCCGGCCCAGGCGCCGTTCAGCAGAGCCTGAACGCGCTGGTGCGCGACGACGGGATGCCCGCCGCGCTGGCGAGCGTCCAAGATCGCAGCGGCCGAACCCGCACGTACACCGCTGGGGTCGGCGACGTGGCCACCGGCTCGAAGGTGCCCAAGGACGGTCAGGTGCGGATCGGCAGCAACACCAAGACGTTCACCGCGGTCGTCGTCCTGCAGTTGGTCGCCGAAGGGAAGGTCGGCCTCGACGCGTCCGTCGACACCTACCTGCCCGGCCTCGTCCGTGGCGAGGGGATCGACGGACGGCGCATCACCGTCCGCCAGCTCCTCCAGCACACCAGCGGACTCCCCAACTACAGCAACTACCTCGGGGACGACGTCCGGTACTACGCGCCCCGTGAACTGCTCGCCACAGCCCTCCGGCACCCGGCCGACTTCCCTCCCAGGACGCGTTGGAAGTACAGCAACACCAACTACGTGCTCGCAGGCCTGATCGTCCAGAAGGTCACCGGCCGCCCTCTGGGCGAGGAGCTGGACCGGCGCATCATCAAGCGCATCGGGCTGCGCCACACCTACTTCCCCGCCCCAGGTGACGCGAGCATCCGGGAGCGCCACCCCCACGGCTACTACCGGGAATCGGCGGACGCGCGGCTGCGCGACATCACGGAGACGGATCCCTCCTGGGGCTGGGCGGCCGGACAGATGGTCTCCACCAGCTCCGACCTCAACCGTTTCTTCACCGCACTCCTGGTCGGCCGCCTCCTGCCCGCGGCCCAGCTTGCCCAGATGCGCTCCACCGTCCCCGCCGAAGCGACCTTCGGCTCCGGCTCCCGCTACGGACTCGGACTCGTCAGTAGGCCGCTGCCCTGCGGCGGCCTCTCCTGGGGCCACGGCGGCAGCTTCCCGGGGTACGAGACCCGGGGCGGCGCCACCGACGACGGCCGCGCCGCTCATGTCGCGGTCACCATGCAGCTCACCGACGAGGCGGGCAGGAAGAACCTCGAACGTGCCGCGGACGCCGCCCTATGCCGCTGA